The genomic DNA GTGTAGATATATCCGGGATAGAACTGCACCGCCGAAATAAGAAGCCCGATTATTATCGCCCCGACGAATAATCCGGAAGGCTTCACAAGGGCCGTAACCGAACGGCACTGCCGGTAAAGATTGACGAGTTTGAAAACGCCGTAAAATGCAATCGCCCACAGCGCATAATAAGACAGCTGGGGGTGCGGGCTGAGAATGATAATCCCGATCACCAGACCCAGAAGAGAAAAATTCAGAACCGGTTTTCGTTCGAATGCCCGGTCCAGAAATAGAATGGTCAGGGGAAACAGCGTCGTCACAAAGATTTTGCCGTCATGACCCGGCGCCACCAGTGACACCAGATGGCCCGAGAACATATAAGCTACGGCCGATAGTGTCGAAGCCACCCGTGAAAGCCGGAATTGCCGGGCCGTAAAGTACATAAAAATTCCGGCCAGAAAGATATGCAAAACCAGATTTATCCCCAGCATCCGATAAAAATTGCCGAAGAATTTCAGAATCGAAAACGGATAGAAAATATCACCGTGGAAAGCATCGATGAACGGCAGACCTCCGAAAATATACGGATTCCATACCGGCACCCCGCCGTGAGTATTGACATAGTCGACATAGAAATGCCGAAAAAAAATGCCGGCGTTGATCGTATCCGAGCCGTGAAGCATCTGATCCGAAAAGATGAATTCCCCGAACAGTAAAACCACGGCCGCAAACAACACCAGAGCCAGAATCGGGAAGTAGTACTTATAAGTTTCAGGATCCCAACTGCCCCGTTCCGGCTTTCTAATCTGTTTGCCTCCGGTATCCTTTTTCCTGGTCAACTCAATTCTCCGATTTCTGAAACAGCCGCTTTAACTGGTATTGCATGCAACTGTCTAGGCGGCGCTATTTCTTTATATCATTCTCGATATCGTTCAATTTTCTTCTCACCGCTCCCAGTTCTTCCTTCAGGGCCGCCAATCCCTCGGCTAAAAATCCCAAAATGAAAAGCCCCATGCCGGTCCCGACCATGAGTATCACCAGGTACAATAGCGGACGAAATCCCTCGTTGAGGATAAACCGAAAATAAATGGCGATTAATCCGATCAATACGCCCAGAAAGAAGAAAATGGAACCGAACAATCCGAAAAAGAGAAGCGGTTTCTTGAGAAAAGAAATTTGGGCCTTCACGGCCAGCATATCCAGGACACCGATCGGTATTCTCCAGAATGAGAACTTCGATTTCCCCCAGCGCCTGTCATAGAGTGGAATTTTGACTTCCTCGATCCGATGACCCTTGTCGGCCGCCAGTACGACCAGATAGCGATGCCAGTCACGGCGAAGGAAAATATCCTTCACCACCTCGGACCGGAAAGCCTTGATCGAATTGAGATCATGCACTTTCAATCCGAATATTTTCCGCGATAAATAGTTGTATATTTTTGATACCGTTCTCTTTTTATATTTTCCCTGTTTCCATCCGGTGACCACATCCGCCCCTTTGAATATCGGCGCCACCAGCGTCGGAATATCCTCGGGAAGATACTGCAGGTCGGCCGGATAAAAGATATATATCCCTCCGGTAGCGATATTAAATCCGGTCTCCAGCGCTTCCGTCAGACCGCGATTCCGCGGATGCCGCCCATATTTTATGAAGTCATACTTTTGAGCGGCCTTCAAAATTTCGTCAAAAGTACCATCCACGGAACCATCATCGATAAAAATCAATTCATACTGATGCTTTGATTGCGCCGTCATTTCGTCAAAAAGCCGACAAAACTCGGCTATGTTCCCTTCCTCATTGAAGGCGGGGACAACCACGGAGACGGTATTATTACTCAACTTCTAAGACTTCCTCCCCTCGCAGAAGGGCGTCGATCTGATTCGACAGGCGCATAGAAACCGGATTTAGTTTCCTGGCCATCTCCAGTTCGATTCTTCCCTTCTCCTTATAATCCGCATTATTGGTAATTTTATACATCTTAATATAAAAATCCCCCAGCTTATAACGCAAGTGGAAATCGGTCGGGCAAAAAGATATCGCGCGTTTGTAAAAACGTTCCGCTTCATCATAAAGCTTCATTTCATAAGAAAGCGCCCCGGTGAAAAAGTTCGCGGCAATATTATCCGGGAATCTGGATTGGAATCGCTTCATATGAATATGGCCGGAGTCCGATTTCGCCTGAAGATAATAACTCATGGCCGCCTCAAAATCCGAAAGCTGATACTGATCGGCCGTGATATTGCCGGTGAGTCCCGCCACCCGATAGACATTGACATTCTTGCTCCCCACATAATAGTGCGCGACCATGACTGCTTTCTTGAATATCTCCGGGTAGTTCTCCCGGGCATATCCTTCATTTGCCTTATCGACCAGAAGATGCGTGATCGGATAGCGCCGGAAAAAGGTGGTATCGACGTTGGCGACACCGAACATGTGGATGAGATTGAAGAGAATATTCTCCTGAGTCAGATCAGCAGCATAGGGACCCGATACCACCGCCTCCGGAGAAAGAATCTGCGCCAGATCCTTCGAGTTGGCTACGGTTGTGAAAGTCGCCAGTGACGACCATTTTACATATTTGACGGCATTGGGCACAATGGCGGCCATAACAGCGATCAGCACTACCCCGTTCTTAAATCGTTGCGGAGGCAGGAAAAGCGAGGTGGCGAAATACTTCCTGAGCAGCATGACGGCGACGGTCAAGACCGCCCCAAGAATCAGCAGAATCGACCACTCATCTTCCATGATAAAGGTCAATTCCGAAAAATGAAAGAAGCTCCCGGTCAACTGGTACAGAGGAATAAGACAAAAAACCAAAAAAACTGCCGGAAACCAGAAATACCCTCTTGTCTTCCCTTCTAATTTTGCCGCACCAATCAGATTGGCCAGAAAAATTCCCGCCAGTCCGTACACCGGATAGATGAGAAGCGTCTGATAGCGAAGCGGCCGATAATTCCAGATCATCAAGGCGCCATAACCGGCCAGAACCAGAGTCATCATGAAAAGCATGCCGGGATTGATGCCAAAGAGTCTCTGTTTCCAATTATCGCTTCGCCCGGCCCGGTAGAGAAATATCAGTATAAATCCCCAGGCCAGAAGCGCCGGAACGGCCATCCGCTCGAAAAAGCGGCTAACCACCCCCAGGGAGACATAT from Candidatus Zixiibacteriota bacterium includes the following:
- a CDS encoding glycosyltransferase family 2 protein — encoded protein: MSNNTVSVVVPAFNEEGNIAEFCRLFDEMTAQSKHQYELIFIDDGSVDGTFDEILKAAQKYDFIKYGRHPRNRGLTEALETGFNIATGGIYIFYPADLQYLPEDIPTLVAPIFKGADVVTGWKQGKYKKRTVSKIYNYLSRKIFGLKVHDLNSIKAFRSEVVKDIFLRRDWHRYLVVLAADKGHRIEEVKIPLYDRRWGKSKFSFWRIPIGVLDMLAVKAQISFLKKPLLFFGLFGSIFFFLGVLIGLIAIYFRFILNEGFRPLLYLVILMVGTGMGLFILGFLAEGLAALKEELGAVRRKLNDIENDIKK